The Fischerella sp. PCC 9605 genome includes the window CTTTATAGGCAGTTCGGCTCATTCCCTGGCATATTCAGCGAAGTTGGCGCAATCGTCGCTGCGATTTTTCTGACGTTCCTTGTCCGCAAACGCCGACCCGCTTTCTACTGGACGTTGACCGGAGCAATATTTCTAGCGTTAGCCCTCGTGGTCTGGTTTATGTTTGTTGCACCTATGAATGCAGAGTTTGCTCAATGGACTGTTGATTCCATTCCAGCAGACTGGACACGGGTGCGTAACCAGTGGGAATATTCGCACGCATCTCGATTTGTTCTTCAGTTGATTGGAATGAGTACACTGTTGCTCTCTGTACTCGTTGAAACTCCGACAAATCGTTTCCGCGATCGCGTCACCCCTGAAATTACACAACTAACCAAAGGTTGAGGCCAAATGAGCAATTTTGGCAACATGCTCAATGCTCCACAACTTTTCCACTTTTTAGAGATATCTTCAAACTAGAAGCAGTTCAATAACTGAACTAGCGTTCAACAACTTAACCTCAACATCCTTGTTTAACTAACTTTTAGGTGTTGCACATTTGAAATGATTTAGAAAGAAAAATACAGCATTAAATCATTTTTTGATTGTGTAATGCCTATTTCTTCTCATTAAGTTGGGAAAACTCAGAGGTTATTTGCTTTTGCTGAGTTTCTACGTTTGTTGTTTTCAAATTATCTTTTTACTTTTTCTTGGGTAAACCTGTCTAAAATCTAACCCCACATTTGGAGGATATTTTCAATGTTTAGGTTCTTACGTTGGTCATCAGGTAGCGCTGCTTTACTCTCTGTTACTATGACAGTCAGTGCGATCGCTCCTGTAGTGATTTCTGCTCCCGCCGTTGCTCAAACGACTTCTCCATCTCCAAGTCCTGGTGCAGAGGTCAACTTTTCTGATGTTGCAGATGATTTTTGGGCACGACCATTTATTCAAGCTCTAGCTCAGAGAAACATCATTACAGGCTTTCCCAATGGGACTTTTAGACCACAGCAGCCTGTAGAACGTGCAGAATTTGCTGCAATGATTGCCAAAGCTTTTGAGCAGGAGCAAGTTCGACAGTTAGCTGAACCTGGATTTAGAGATGTTCCTGATGATTACTGGGCGGCTTCTGAAATAGAAGAAGCCTTTCAAACAGGATTTATGGTAGGCTACGGCGGCACATTGTTTCTCCCAGAGCAACCCATTCCCAGAGCGCAAGCGATAACTGCTTTAGCAAATGGTTTGCGTTTATCTGCTGATGGTACGCCGGCAGAGATTCTTAGAGGTTACTACCAAGATGCTGGATGGATACCTGCCTATGCCATCAATCCTATAGCGGCTGCCACACAAGCAAATATTGTGGTCAACTACCCAAATATACGAACTCTCAATCCGCTCCAAAATCTCACCCGTGCGGAAGCAGCAGCACTTTTGTATCAAGCCTTGGTACGGCAAGGAAAACTAGAACCACTTGCTAACAATGTTGCGGCTACTAATTATATTGTGGGTCGCAATAATGCGGTCAGCCAAACCACTTCCACGACTACATCTACCTCAGATAATCGTGGTTCCACTAGCACAACCACTTCAACAACTACAGCTACCTCAGATACTCGTGATTCAACTAACACAACCACTTCAACGACTTCCACAACAGAGCCTGGTGACATTTATGCTCTGTCTACATTGAACTTTACAACATTGAGTTCTGCATTGAAAACAGCAGGTTTAGCAGACACTCTCAAAGGCAAAGGCCCTTATACAGTTTTCGCTCCAACCGATGAAGCGTTTGCTGCTTTACCTAAAGAGACTCTGAATCAATTGTTACAACCTGAGAATCGAGAAACGCTGGCTAGGATATTGAGATACCATGTGGTGTCTGGTGAACTCACTAGCAATGAACTCAAGCGTGGAGAATTGAAAACGCTCGCCGAAAGACCTGTCAATATTCAAATTAATCCTGGTACTAATCAACAAATCGCGGTGAACGATGCCAGTGTGACTCAGCCGAATATCCAAGCAAGTAACGGCGTTATCCATGCGATTAATGAAGTTTTAATACCACCTGACATCAACCTGAGTCAGTTAGAGAAGTAACTGCACTGTGTTTGGTTGGATTGCTTGGCAACACCTTATTTCTTCATGTTGGGAGTTTGTCTATGAATAGTATTTGGTTACAGCGACTTTCTGCGTCGCTGATTTTCTCCATTATTGCAATGCGAGTAAGTGGATTATCTGCACAAGCACAAACTGTACCGACTCCCGGTACAATTTCAACTACTGCTGCTGATTTGATTCCTAAACCAGCAAAGCCTGCTTCTAAAACCTCTGCCGCTGAGGTGGCGCAAGTAGATGTTGATCCAGGTCAAGCTACTCGTGGTGGCTCCAGCTATATCGGAATTGCTGGTAACGTTGGTCTAGGTGGTGACTCAGCTCTAAGTGAAGGTAGCTTCATGGTGATTAGCAAAATTGGGCTGACACGTACCATATCTGTACGACCGTCTGTGGCGATCGCAGACGACCCTGTTGTTCTGGTTCCTCTCACTTATGACTTTAACTTTCGGACAGCGGACGCCTTTGAAGAAACATTCTCTCTAGCACCATATGTCGGAGCGGGTGTAGCGATTGAATAGCGCGATGATGCAGAAGTTGGCTTGCTGTTATCTGGTGGTTTAGATGTGCCTTTAAACGACAACTTCACGGCAACAGCAGGGGTGAATGCGGCGTTTTTAGATGAAACGGATGTGGGACTGATGATAGGAGTTGGCTACAACTTCACTGGATTGTAACAACCTAATCATTTGGGATAAAAAGTTTTTCCCTTTTGGTGGAAAATTATAGATTTCTGATTCCCATAACCCAAAAACAAACTGTTGAGCAAACTTTAAAAATTATTCCCCCAGCTAGAGACAAAACTCTCCTGTAATGCAATTCCGGGTTAGCGATAGGAGGATATTATGCGTCAACTGATTGTCCAAGTACCGCGCGGACAGGGAAAAGAGGTTCTTGACATTGCTCAGTCTCTTCAGGGGGTGAATCTTGCTCAGTTGGAGGCAAAAGGCAGTGAGGAATTTAGTGACTTGGTGCTGATTTACGTGTCCAATCGACAAGTAGAGGAACTGTTTGCAAAACTCGAAGACTTACCTAATGTAAACATCACGCTGCTACCAACGGGAGTTATAACTCTGCACCCTCCAGTGAAGGAAGTACCCCAGCAAGTAGTGAATGTGGAAGAACGCAGCCCGATAGAGATTTTTCTCGGTGGTCTGCAAAGTGTTGGCTCTTGGCGGGGTTTTCTGGGGTATGCAGCTTCTTCGGGTTTTGTCGTCTGGATTGGCTTGTATACAAACACAAGTTATCTGCTGGTAGCAGCGATGCTGATTGCGCCATTTGCAGGCCCGGCAATGAATGTCGCAATTGCAACCGCAAGAGGCGATCGCCAACTCCTCTGGCGTAGTATAGTACGTTATTTTGCGGCATTGGCGGTGACAATCGCAGTTGCAGGAGCTTTGAGTTTAATTTTACGGCAGGATATTGCCACTAGCCTGATGATTGACCGCAGCCAAGTTTCCTCGGTAGCTGTATTATTGCCTTTGGCAGCTGGGGCGGCGGGAGCGTTAAACCTGGTTCAATCAGATCGCAGTAGTTTGGTATCTGGAGCAGCAACCGGAATGCTGGTTGCTGCTTCTTTGGCTCCACCAGCCGGAATTGTCGGTATGGCAGGTGCGATGGGTAGGTGGGATTTAGTGATTGATGCCTTGTTTCTCCTGTTTCTGCAATTGGCAGGAATTAATTTAACGGCGGCGTTGTTGTTCCGGCTGTTTGGTTTGTCTGCACGAGGGGCACGTTATACAAGGGGTAAACCTTGGGTGTTTCCTGTGGCGTTGGCGTTCACTGTGGCAGTATTGGCTGGCTTGCTAACTTGGCAGTTTGTCAATCCCCCAAATTTGCAACGCTCCTCTCTTGCTCAAAGAGCTAATGCAGAAATTGCCAATGTGGTTAATGAAAATCGTTTGGTTGAACTGGTAGAGGCGAATGTTCGCTTTACCCGTGCCAATATCAAAGGTCAGAATACATTGCTTGGTGTGGTTTACGTTCAACGTCGAGCAGGTATCACTAGACCCTCCGAGGAAATTCGCTCCAGTCTGACTCAAGCGATACAAACTCATCTACTGCAACAAGGCTTTAATGTGACACCTCTGGTTGATGTTAGCGTGCTTGAGGCTCCACGGCAAAGTGAGGGATGAGATATGAAAAGTATAAAAATAAACTTATTGATTTTGGCATTGGTAGCAGCTGCGAGCGTGATTTTGATCTCAACAACTGCTCTAGCACAAACTGATGTCAACATCAATAACAATAATATCATCCGGTTTGGGGATGATGCGATCGTGCCTCCTAAACAGGTTGTGGAAAATGTCCACGCGATCGGCGGTGATGTGATGATTCAAGAAGGAGCAAGAGTTACCCAAACTGCGATCGCTGTTGACGGAGACGTGATTTTAGAAAAGGGTGCTCGTGTTGATGGTGATGCTTACGCAGTGGGAGGAGAAATTATCATAGAACCGGGAGCTACTATTGGCGGTGCTTCAGGCACAGTCTTAGAGAATGGTAGATGGGGGATGTATGGTAGGACGAGGGGAACTAGGAGCTTTACCGTTCGCTATCTATTAAATAGCGCTTTTCATCTTTTCAACGTACTGATCGGAACTATTATTGGTGTTTTAATCTTAGTTTGGCGACCAAATTTTTTGCTCAACTTGGCAGCGACTATTAATCAATATCCCCTACAAAGTGTGTTATGGGGTTTAGGTGGATTGTTTGCTGTCATTTTACTAGCAGTAAGCTTAATTGGAATACCGTTATTACCCCTAGTTGGTTTAGTAGTTGCCGTTACAGTTATACTTGGAACTCTTGGAGTTACTCTTTGGGTTGGGCAAAGAGCTTCCACTTCTGCGGAGCGATCGCCCATGCAATAATTTCTCATTGGTGTGCTGATTTTAACTTTAATCGGTTTGATTCCGGTACTGGGAGGGCTGGTGTTGTCAGTAGTGAATATTTTTGGCTTTGGTGCATTACTGCTATGGTTGTTCAATAAAAGGCGTTTGGCGTAGCTGTGCCGCAGGCATTCGTAAATCTGGGACTAACACCAGTTTTACAACATAAGTATTTTGGCTGTATTACTCAATAATCCACCAGTTTTCCACTTTTTATAGATATATTTAACAAATTAGAAGC containing:
- a CDS encoding DUF1772 domain-containing protein, which encodes MSYNGALWTTVNQSLYRQFGSFPGIFSEVGAIVAAIFLTFLVRKRRPAFYWTLTGAIFLALALVVWFMFVAPMNAEFAQWTVDSIPADWTRVRNQWEYSHASRFVLQLIGMSTLLLSVLVETPTNRFRDRVTPEITQLTKG
- a CDS encoding fasciclin domain-containing protein, with the translated sequence MFRFLRWSSGSAALLSVTMTVSAIAPVVISAPAVAQTTSPSPSPGAEVNFSDVADDFWARPFIQALAQRNIITGFPNGTFRPQQPVERAEFAAMIAKAFEQEQVRQLAEPGFRDVPDDYWAASEIEEAFQTGFMVGYGGTLFLPEQPIPRAQAITALANGLRLSADGTPAEILRGYYQDAGWIPAYAINPIAAATQANIVVNYPNIRTLNPLQNLTRAEAAALLYQALVRQGKLEPLANNVAATNYIVGRNNAVSQTTSTTTSTSDNRGSTSTTTSTTTATSDTRDSTNTTTSTTSTTEPGDIYALSTLNFTTLSSALKTAGLADTLKGKGPYTVFAPTDEAFAALPKETLNQLLQPENRETLARILRYHVVSGELTSNELKRGELKTLAERPVNIQINPGTNQQIAVNDASVTQPNIQASNGVIHAINEVLIPPDINLSQLEK
- a CDS encoding DUF389 domain-containing protein, whose product is MRQLIVQVPRGQGKEVLDIAQSLQGVNLAQLEAKGSEEFSDLVLIYVSNRQVEELFAKLEDLPNVNITLLPTGVITLHPPVKEVPQQVVNVEERSPIEIFLGGLQSVGSWRGFLGYAASSGFVVWIGLYTNTSYLLVAAMLIAPFAGPAMNVAIATARGDRQLLWRSIVRYFAALAVTIAVAGALSLILRQDIATSLMIDRSQVSSVAVLLPLAAGAAGALNLVQSDRSSLVSGAATGMLVAASLAPPAGIVGMAGAMGRWDLVIDALFLLFLQLAGINLTAALLFRLFGLSARGARYTRGKPWVFPVALAFTVAVLAGLLTWQFVNPPNLQRSSLAQRANAEIANVVNENRLVELVEANVRFTRANIKGQNTLLGVVYVQRRAGITRPSEEIRSSLTQAIQTHLLQQGFNVTPLVDVSVLEAPRQSEG